The sequence CGGTGGTGATATAGGCCTGGGCGGTGTAGGTGTCGTCCAGGACCTTGATGAAATCCTGGCGGATGCCGCAATAGGCCAGCCATTGCGCGTACGGGCCGAAGTCCTTGCCGACGGTCGCCATGATCAGGGGCTCGGCGCCCAATAGCTTGAGATTGTAGGCGATGTTGCCGGCGCAGCCGCCGTACTCGCGGCGCAGTTCCGGTACCAGGAACGAGACGTTCAAGATATGGACCTGCTCCGGGAGGATGTGGTGTTTGAATTTGTCCTGGAACACCATGATGGTGTCATAGGCCATGGACCCGCAGATTAAGGCTGTCATGGGCGTAGTTTCCTTTGGTGTGGGCGAAAACCTAGGCGATATTGCGGAATCGGCTCAGCGGATCAGCACCAGCGCCCAGACTAGACCCGCGCCGGCGAGTGCCAACAGCACCGCTGCCGAACCCAGATCCTTGGCGCGGGCCGAGAGTTCGTGGCGTTCGTAGCCGATGCGGTCCACGGTGGCCTCCACGGCGGTGTTCAACAATTCCACGATCAGCACGTTGACCAGTACCCCGACCAACAGCGCCCGTTCGACGCCGCTTTGACCCAACCACAGGCCGAGAGGCGTGCCCGCCAGGAACAGCAGGCATTCTTGCCGGAAAGCTTCTTCGTGTTTCCAAGCCGCCCGCAATCCCACCA is a genomic window of Candidatus Methylocalor cossyra containing:
- a CDS encoding diacylglycerol kinase, which encodes MARQRLTGTARICAAFSNSLVGLRAAWKHEEAFRQECLLFLAGTPLGLWLGQSGVERALLVGVLVNVLIVELLNTAVEATVDRIGYERHELSARAKDLGSAAVLLALAGAGLVWALVLIR